The Mycolicibacterium duvalii DNA window CAAGCACACCAAGAACGATCGCATCGACTCCGAGCTGCTGGCCCGGCTGCCGCTACTTCATCCCGAAGGGTTGCGCGAGTATTCCGGCCAGGGACCGGCAGACCCGTTGCGGCGCTTGGTCCGACAGCGCTCCACCATGATCAAACGCCGGGTGGCGGTGTATTCACGGCTCGATGCGCTCGTCGAGCTCCTCGGGCCAGCGTGGTATGCGGTGCTCGGCTCGAACTACGGCAACGCGGCGTTGGAGTTCCTCGCCCGCTACGCCGACCCGAATACGGTGATCCGACTCGGCCAGGGACGTCTGAGCCGGTTTCTGATCGCCCGGTCCCGCGGCGCGTGGCGCGAGGACCACGCCGCCGGACTCATCGTCGCAGCCAAGGAAACCCTCATGCTGTGGGGACCCGACGGGATGAACTTCGCCGAACTGGGCGACGACATCGCCCACGAGGCCGAACAGGCGCTGTTTTTGACCCGGCAGATCAAGCAGATCGATGAACGGGTCGCGAACCTCTACGCCGACGCCGACCCCAAGGCAATCGTGGCTTCTGCTCCCGGTGTCGGACCGGTCATCAGCGCCGTGATCGCTGGGCGGATCGGTGATCCTCACCGGTTCACCTCACTGGCCGCGATCCGCGCCTACACCGGACTGGTCCCCAAGGTCAGCCAGTCCGGGCTGAGCAAGGTCGAATCCTCGATCACCAAGGCCGGCGACCCCCTGCTGCGCGAAATGCTATACACCGCCGCTGATCAAGCCCGCAAGATCGACCCGCAGATCGCCGCGAAATACCAGCGACTGATGACCGGCGACCGCCACCACGACTCGGCGATCTGCCACCTGGCCACCCTGCTGGTCACCCGGATCGCTACCTGCATGCGCAACGGCCAGCCCTACGTCCTGCGCGATGTCGACGGCACCCCGATCACCGACGCTCAGGGCCGCAAGATCGTCAAAGAGCGCTACCAGATCCAACCCCGGCGCCGCGACAACATCCGTCACCAACGCATGCGCGACCGCCGCAAACAGGCGGCGGGCCAGGAGTCACAGGAGTCGCCAAGCGCTCCAACATCCAGGCCCGCCAAACACGAGCCTACGAGCCAACACGCCGTTGACATCCGTTAGGAACTCAACTACCGTGCGCCGACCCAGGCGCCGATGCGGCGCACCGCCTCGTCGATGTCGGACGCGGGTCCCGCGAAGGACAGTCTCACGAACGCCCCGCCGCGCACCGTGTCGAAGTCGACCCCCGGTGCGATCGCGACCCCGGTGTCGTTGAGCAGGTTGGAGCAGAACGCCATCGAGTCGGTGGTCAGATGCGAGACATCGGCATAGACGTAGAACGCGCCATCGGGCGGAGCCAGCCGGTCGATGCCGATCGCCCGCAGCCCGTCGAGAAGCATCGCCCGGTTCGCCGCGTAGTCATCGAGCAAGGCCTCCGCCTCGGCGATCGATGCGGGGGTGAACGCCGACACCGCCGCCAGCTGTGGCAACACCGGCGGGCAGATGGTGAAGTTACCGGTCAGGCGGTCGACCGCACGCTTGAGCTCGTCGGGCACCAGCAGCCAGCCCAGCCGCCACCCGGTCATCGCGAAGTACTTCGAAAAGCTGTTCACCACAACGGCTTCACGCGACGTCTCCCAGGCGCAGCTGGTCGCCGGGGCGCCCGGATAAACCAGGCCGTGGTAGACCTCGTCGCTGATCAACCGCACGCCCTCGACGTCACACCACGACGCGATCGCCGCGAGTTCCGCGGGCGGGATGACGGTTCCGGTGGGGTTCGCCGGACTGGCGACCACCACCCCGGCCACCGGCGGGTCGAGCTGCTGCAGCATCTGCAGCGTCGGCTGAAAGCGGGTCTCCGGACCGCAGGGCACCTCGACCACGTCACAGCCCAACGCCGAGAGGATGTTGCGGTAACACGGGTAACCGGGGCTGGCGATCGCGACCCGGTCGCCGACGTCGAAACACGCCAGGAACGTCAACAGGAAGCCGCCCGACGATCCCGTCGTCACGACGACGTCATCCGGGCGCACGGTCAGGCCGTGACGCGCCGAGTACGACTCCGCGATGGCCGTGCGGAGTTCGGGGATGCCGAGGGCTACCGAGTACCCGAGCTGATTACGCTGCAGTGCCGCCACGGCGGCATCGCGTACCGCTGACGGCGCCCCGGCGCTGGGCTGCCCGGCGGAGAGGTTGACCAGATCGCCATGGGTGCGCTGGCGTTCGGCCGCGGCCAGCCACACGTCCATCACATAGAACGGTGGGATGCCGGCGCGCAGTGAGACTGTCACAGGCTCAGGCTAGAACACCTCGGCTTCGAGCCGCCGCAGCTGCTCCCGCGGCGGTCCGAGCAGCTGGGCGCTGCCGTGCGCGCGCTTGAAATACAGCTGAATGTCACTTTCCCAGGTGATGGCGATGCCGCCGTGCATCTGCACCGCCTCGGCGGCAACCTTGGACAGAGCCTCACTGGCCGCCAGCCGCGCCAGCGCGGCAGAGGTGGGCGACGGTTCTGCCACGGCCTCGTCGACGACGGCCTTGGCCGACTGCACGGCGACGTACAGGTCCGCCATCCGGTGCTTGAGCGCCTGGAAGCTGCCGATCGGGCGGCCGAACTGCACACGGTCCTTGGTGTACTGGACGGTGAGCTCGAGGCAGCGGGTGGCCGCACCGATCTGCTCGGCCGCCAACAGGATCGCCGCGGTATCCGCCAGCCCGGGATCGGTTCCCAGCGGCGAGGTTTCGGTGGCCTCGAGCGCCGCAAGGGGGCGGGTGATGTCCATCGCGGCCACCGGTGTGACGGTGAACGTCGTCCACCGGGTCACGCGCTGGCCATCGGCGGCGATCACCACATCGGCCACGTTGCCGTTGACGACGTAACCGGGGTCGAAGACGACCGTTCCGATCATCGTTCCCTCGGCCAAGCACTCCAGGGTCTCGGTGTCCGGCTCGTCGACCGACAACAGCGCCAACTCCGCGAGGGTCGTGCCCAGCAGCGGCGTCGGCACCAGCGCCTTGCCGAGTTCCTCGAGAACGACTGCGGCATCCGCGAGTTCGCCGCCCGCACCGCCGAGTTTCTCGGGA harbors:
- the ipdE2 gene encoding acyl-CoA dehydrogenase IpdE2; translation: MSEERDLLRDTVAALVDKHASPEAVRKAAASERGYDETLWKMLCEQVGAAALVVPEKLGGAGGELADAAVVLEELGKALVPTPLLGTTLAELALLSVDEPDTETLECLAEGTMIGTVVFDPGYVVNGNVADVVIAADGQRVTRWTTFTVTPVAAMDITRPLAALEATETSPLGTDPGLADTAAILLAAEQIGAATRCLELTVQYTKDRVQFGRPIGSFQALKHRMADLYVAVQSAKAVVDEAVAEPSPTSAALARLAASEALSKVAAEAVQMHGGIAITWESDIQLYFKRAHGSAQLLGPPREQLRRLEAEVF
- a CDS encoding pyridoxal phosphate-dependent aminotransferase — protein: MTVSLRAGIPPFYVMDVWLAAAERQRTHGDLVNLSAGQPSAGAPSAVRDAAVAALQRNQLGYSVALGIPELRTAIAESYSARHGLTVRPDDVVVTTGSSGGFLLTFLACFDVGDRVAIASPGYPCYRNILSALGCDVVEVPCGPETRFQPTLQMLQQLDPPVAGVVVASPANPTGTVIPPAELAAIASWCDVEGVRLISDEVYHGLVYPGAPATSCAWETSREAVVVNSFSKYFAMTGWRLGWLLVPDELKRAVDRLTGNFTICPPVLPQLAAVSAFTPASIAEAEALLDDYAANRAMLLDGLRAIGIDRLAPPDGAFYVYADVSHLTTDSMAFCSNLLNDTGVAIAPGVDFDTVRGGAFVRLSFAGPASDIDEAVRRIGAWVGAR